Proteins from a genomic interval of Drosophila melanogaster chromosome 2R:
- the Tsp42Eb gene encoding tetraspanin 42Eb: MNCLSAMFKYLLYLLNLVFVAGGILLIVVGSIMLSTMGNFTAFDGGVNTQTIPICIIVIGSVTFVVAFFGCCGTIRENACCTTIYAICMLILFGLQLALSIWIFAANDKFLSSMGKAVDKAWDENNAAQGYPMDALQLAFSCCGNTGYQQYETVPSSCCGYKDRTKVCEAEIYSQRPGCRQEFVDFWASNTDLIRWSSLIIALFELGIFIMSCCLASAMRKR; this comes from the exons ATGAACTGTCTATCCGCGATGTTCAAGTACCTGCTGTACTTGCTCAACCTGGTGTTCGTGGCCGGTGGCATCCTGCTCATTGTGGTGGGCTCCATCATGCTCTCCACGATGGGCAACTTTACGGCCTTCGACGGAGGCGTTAACACCCAGACCATCCCGATCTGCATTATCGTCATCGGAAGTGTCACCTTCGTAGTGGCCTTCTTCGGATGCTGCGGCACCATTCGCGAGAACGCCTGCTGCACCACCATC TACGCCATCTGCATGCTGATTCTGTTCGGCCTGCAACTGGCCCTCTCCATCTGGATCTTCGCGGCCAACGACAAGTTCCTGTCCAGCATGGGCAAGGCAGTGGACAAGGCGTGGGATGAGAACAATGCCGCCCAGGGATACCCCATGGATGCCCTCCAGTTGGCC TTCTCTTGCTGTGGCAACACGGGATACCAACAGTATGAAACCGTGCCCAGCTCCTGCTGCGGCTACAAGGATCGCACCAAGGTGTGCGAAGCGGAGATCTACAGCCAGCGACCTGGCTGCCGGCAGGAGTTCGTCGATTTCTGGGCCTCCAATACGGACCTGATTCGATGGAGCAGTCTGATCATCGCCCTCTTCGAGCTGGGCATCTTCATCATGTCGTGCTGCCTGGCCAGCGCGATGAGGAAGCGCTAG
- the Tsp42Ed gene encoding tetraspanin 42Ed, isoform B, with the protein MDCGGVFVKYVLFIFNILFVICGILLITFGSIMVSTIKDFSGVGETFTANSVAIIILVLGCVVFLVAFMGCCGAIRENSCALTSYSVVMLVLLVSQLALIIYVWVDHVQIQQSLEKIVQTIWDQRKTDALLMDTLQRSFKCCGLNGFADYGITYPASCCDSPSNGTCALTQVMTRSSCLKAVDSFWDTNVSIIKYAGLGVTAVELVAFIFACCLANQTRNSQRRQNY; encoded by the exons ATGGATTGCGGCGGCGTTTTTGTGAAATATGTGCTGTTCATATTCAACATACTGTTTGTG ATATGCGGCATTTTGCTTATCACCTTCGGCTCCATCATGGTGTCCACCATAAAGGACTTCTCGGGCGTTGGCGAGACCTTCACGGCAAACAGCGTGGCCATCATCATCCTGGTCCTTGGCTGCGTAGTCTTCCTGGTAGCCTTCATGGGATGCTGCGGCGCCATACGCGAGAATTCCTGTGCTCTGACCTCG TACTCTGTGGTCATGCTGGTGCTGTTGGTTAGTCAGCTAGCTCTCATTATCTACGTGTGGGTGGACCATGTGCAGATACAGCAATCTTTGGAGAAGATCGTCCAGACCATATGGGATCAACGCAAGACCGATGCCCTCCTCATGGACACACTGCAGCGATCG TTCAAGTGCTGCGGCTTGAACGGCTTCGCTGATTACGGCATTACGTATCCCGCCTCCTGCTGCGACTCGCCCTCCAATGGAACCTGCGCACTAACCCAAGTCATGACGCGATCCAGTTGCCTGAAGGCCGTTGATTCCTTCTGGGACACCAACGTGAGCATCATCAAGTACGCTGGCCTGGGTGTGACTGCTGTTGAG CTTGTGGCCTTCATTTTCGCCTGCTGCCTGGCCAATCAGACCCGCAACTCGCAGAGACGCCAGAACTACTAA
- the CG43646 gene encoding uncharacterized protein, with translation MCCLLEHIFKILIFIFAIFINFLVTVNLVIHFYYIKVHGPQDFTSGIENYYILWTMQSWCGALMVVIKLKDLCYLHWWLLMTSTYILAGFVLHLILFDFQGEHLGTNEKVHNYFGIGLMLVSSLTVASYTRTLRPPEDSGILFKATTN, from the exons ATGTGCTGTTTGCTCGAGcacattttcaaaattctgATTTTTatctttgccatttttataaACTTTCTTGTGACCGTCAACTTAGTAATACATTTCTACTATATTAAGGTTCATGGACCACAAG ATTTCACTTCGGGAATAGAAAATTACTACATATTATGGACAATGCAAAGCTGGTGCGGAGCCCTAATGGTCGTAATCAAGTTGAAG GATCTGTGTTATCTGCACTGGTGGCTTCTGATGACTTCGACCTATATTTTAGCTGGCTTTGTTCTACACTTGATCCTGTTCGACTTCCAAGGAGAACATTTAGGTACCAATGAAAAGGTTCACAACTACTTTGGTATCG gGCTTATGTTGGTCTCCTCTCTAACAGTCGCAAGCTATACCCGAACCCTGAGGCCACCAGAAGATtcaggcattttatttaaagcgACAACTaattaa
- the Tsp42Eg gene encoding tetraspanin 42Eg encodes MACSTNVLKGFALFWDIILALFGLVVIGLGVHIIYKFEHFNTAAFVIIAVGVVVVLTALFGALGAARESSATSKVFVVILIVLVILEVLAVGFLWVFQTSLLINVDKTFDKLWNDQPVPIKPGNQSQIASLERWLDCCGNVGPSDYILPPNSCYNGESDKLNLEGCRQKFLDFIADRWTTFNLVSLVLLGVELICALLAYVLANSIVNRWRRSKYYQK; translated from the exons ATGGCCTGCTCCACAAACGTTTTGAAGGGCTTTGCCCTCTTTTGGGATATTATCCTCGCT CTGTTCGGCCTGGTTGTTATCGGCCTTGGTGTGCACATCATCTACAAATTCGAGCACTTCAACACGGCCGCCTTCGTCATCATcgcggtgggcgtggtcgtCGTTCTGACCGCCCTTTTCGGGGCTCTGGGAGCAGCGCGGGAGAGCAGTGCCACATCTAAGGTG TTCGTTGTTATTCTGATTGTCTTGGTCATACTGGAAGTTCTAGCAGTTGGGTTCCTGTGGGTTTTCCAAACCTCGCTGCTGATTAACGTGGACAAAACGTTCGATAAACTGTGGAATGACCAGCCGGTGCCAATCAAGCCTGGCAACCAGAGTCAGATTGCCAGCCTCGAGCGATGG TTGGATTGCTGCGGCAATGTGGGGCCCTCGGACTACATTCTGCCCCCGAATAGTTGCTACAACGGCGAGAGTGACAAACTGAATCTTGAAGGATGCCGGCAAAAGTTCCTGGACTTTATCGCCGATCGTTGGACGACATTTAATCTGGTTTCCCTGGTGCTATTGGGTGTGGAG CTGATTTGCGCCCTGTTGGCCTATGTCCTGGCCAATAGCATCGTGAACCGCTGGCGACGCTCGAAGTACTATCAGAAATAG
- the Tsp42Eh gene encoding tetraspanin 42Eh produces MYCTTRLLRYVLCVISGICALGGCLLIWYGAWLLDSLSEEQRMLGMDHGEDLAAVLCVLLGTVIVVASIFGSVAVAKDSRVLLICYAVLLVFLLIVQIVLVSISYAASRDFLPDSLRQGLDDLWDLQHEGNSTLNTYEEWLHCCGRNSAEDYLHLEKMPPPSCCLNRDCTKHLNLFMTGCEVKFKEYVGAKTANFHSLSWFLVIFEFAGSVTTCYLVDSIRNHRDRIRFYN; encoded by the exons ATGTACTGCACCACCCGACTGCTCAGATACGTTCTGTGTGTCATCAGTGGCATCTGTGCC CTAGGTGGCTGCCTGCTCATCTGGTACGGCGCCTGGCTGCTGGATAGCCTCTCTGAGGAGCAGCGGATGCTGGGAATGGATCACGGTGAGGACCTGGCCGCCGTTCTCTGCGTCCTGCTGGGCACCGTCATCGTGGTGGCCAGCATTTTCGGATCGGTGGCTGTGGCCAAGGACTCCAGGGTGCTGTTGATCTGC TACGCCGTTTTGTTGGTGTTTCTCCTGATCGTTCAGATTGTATTGGTCAGCATAAGCTATGCCGCCAGCCGAGATTTCCTACCGGATTCTTTGAGGCAGGGACTTGACGACCTGTGGGACTTGCAACACGAGGGCAACAGCACACTGAACACCTACGAGGAGTGG CTTCACTGCTGTGGCCGCAACAGTGCCGAGGACTACCTGCACTTGGAGAAGATGCCTCCTCCCAGTTGTTGTCTCAATCGGGACTGCACCAAGCATCTGAATCTTTTCATGACAGGCTGCGAAGTCAAGTTCAAGGAGTATGTCGGCGCAAAGACAGCCAACTTCCACTCGCTAAGTTGGTTCCTTGTTATCTTTGAG TTCGCTGGCTCGGTGACCACCTGCTACCTGGTAGACAGCATTCGCAATCATCGCGACCGCATAAGATTCTATAATTAA
- the CG33914 gene encoding uncharacterized protein, isoform C: MGGAGGKLLGLLLCLLFLTELHGVFMRFTNVTCESKDLSMSIVEYCAVTTLSKNKNSISLRYAMLKPMFTNIEIYFQLMTRGSESIHAASNWQPFLHTMKLDLCRFWKNHHNHLARMVFEFIDGHTNMNHTCPYTKEKYISIDDLTNTEVSAKIRGVPMPKGFYALFTTWSTENITRVVTNFYFEVISP; the protein is encoded by the exons ATGGGTGGCGCTGGCGGAAAACTTCTTGGACTGCTGCTGTGTTTGCTATTTCTAACAGAGTTGCAT GGAGTCTTCATGAGGTTCACCAATGTAACCTGCGAGAGCAAGGACCTCAGCATGAGTATCGTGGAGTACTGTGCGGTTACTACGCTGAGCAAGAATAAAAACAGCATTAGCCTTCGGTACGCTATGCTCAAGCCTATGTTTACAAATATAGAG ATCTACTTTCAGCTGATGACCAGGGGCAGTGAGAGTATCCACGCGGCTTCAAACTGGCAGCCCTTCCTCCATACGATGAAACTTGATTTGTGTCGATTCTGGAAAAACCACCACAACCATTTGGCCAGAATGGTGTTTGAATTCATCGATGGGCACACAAACATGAACCACACTTGCCCCTATACC aaagaaaaatacatttccatTGATGATTTGACAAATACCGAAGTCTCCGCCAAGATCCGTGGAGTGCCAATGCCAAAGGGTTTCTACGCCTTGTTCACCACGTGGTCCACTGAAAACATAACTCGAGTTGTGACCAACTTTTACTTTGAAGTTATAAGCCCTTGA
- the CG43647 gene encoding uncharacterized protein gives MPKILSYLALVIYFPFTHYLCTKFLPCLVHCFKYYSWEKCEPINFENMLIMSAWVGASGLLWVSSNYTEFHFLFYWIIVTFELIVLEISYMVYAVILTKNHFWNWQIIFFGFLVFSFSLVLLHVLVAKKIVKNHLIENIFRVVPDN, from the exons ATGCCGAAAATACTAAGTTACCTAGCACTTgtcatttattttccattcacACATTATTTATGTACAAAATTTTTACCTTGCCTGGTGCACTGCTTCAAATATT ATTCCTGGGAGAAATGTGAAccaattaattttgaaaatatgttaATAATGTCGGCTTGGGTCGGCGCCAGTGGATTGCTGTGGGTATCGTCGAATTACACA GAATTTCACTTTCTGTTCTACTGGATAATTGTCACTTTTGAGTTAATAGTGCTTGAGATTTCTTATATGGTCTATGCTGTTATTCTAACAAAAAATCACTTTTGGAATTGGCAAATTATATTCTTTG GTTTCCTGGTCTTCAGCTTCAGTTTGGTCCTGTTGCACGTGCTGGTAGCAAAAAAGATTGTTAAAAACCACTTGATCGAAAACATTTTCAGGGTGGTTCCTGATAACTAG
- the Tsp42Ee gene encoding tetraspanin 42Ee, isoform A: MDCGTSMVKYILFIFNTIVSVIGILGIVYGVLILKSIGVVEVNGQVGFPIQALMPIILISLGSIVVFISFLGCCGAIRESVCMTMSYATFLLILLILQLTFVVLLFTHREEFENAMGNVIENAWNSEHTYKGGVFDTIQKSLHCCGSSSALDYIGKGDLVPPSCCSGSCLIPTNYYPGCRGKFVELMTTGSDNAKYVGIGLIGIELIGFIFACCLANNVRNYKRRNAY, encoded by the exons ATGGACTGCGGCACATCTATGGTCAAATACATCCTCTTCATATTCAACACCATTGTGTCG GTTATCGGCATCTTGGGCATTGTTTATGGCGTGCTGATTCTGAAGAGCATCGGTGTAGTTGAAGTTAATGGACAGGTGGGCTTCCCGATACAGGCTCTTATGCCGATCATTCTTATCAGCTTGGGCTCGATTGTGGTCTTCATTTCATTCCTGGGATGCTGCGGTGCCATTCGCGAATCCGTCTGCATGACCATGAGCTATGCCACCTTCTTGCTGATCCTGCTGATCCTGCAGCTGACGTTCGTTGTTCTGCTGTTTACCCACAGGGAAGAGTTTGAGAACGCAATGGGAAACGTTATCGAGAATGCATGGAATTCTGAACATACTTATAAGGGAGGTGTCTTCGACACCATTCAGAAATCG TTGCACTGCTGCGGATCAAGCTCTGCTCTGGACTACATCGGCAAGGGAGACTTGGTGCCCCCAAGTTGTTGCAGCGGTTCGTGCCTGATCCCGACTAACTACTACCCGGGATGCCGTGGAAAGTTCGTCGAATTAATGACCACTGGATCTGATAACGCTAAATATGTGGGCATCGGCCTCATCGGAATAGAG CTGATCGGCTTTATCTTTGCCTGCTGCCTGGCCAACAACGTGCGTAACTACAAGCGCCGGAACGCCTACTAA
- the Tsp42Ef gene encoding tetraspanin 42Ef — MASTSSVKLIVYALDVLCTLLALVLISFGIYVAVSYNLNEIGQLTAYGYVGLGAAALLVVLWGYLSAWRENVCCTVTFIIFLCLVIIAQFAVVYLLITQEKTVASNLANALEATWEEELNSPGAMSLYQNWFQCCGRGSPQDYIVNERLPPETCFRNHDKSKPENLIHTGCRVEFENYWQHLTKIFNILALVLIGFELLLSVISCRLCNSIRNDARRSYF, encoded by the exons ATGGCGTCCACGTCGAGTGTGAAGCTGATTGTTTACGCCCTGGACGTACTTTGCACA CTGCTAGCCTTGGTGCTGATATCCTTCGGCATCTATGTGGCGGTGTCCTACAACCTAAACGAGATCGGTCAGCTGACGGCCTACGGCTACGTGGGACTCGGGGCTGCTGCCCTGCTGGTTGTCCTTTGGGGATACCTGTCCGCCTGGCGCGAGAACGTGTGCTGCACAGTGACG TTCATTATTTTCCTGTGCCTGGTCATCATTGCCCAGTTCGCCGTCGTCTACTTGCTGATCACCCAGGAGAAGACGGTGGCCTCCAACCTGGCTAATGCCCTGGAGGCCACCTGGGAGGAGGAACTGAACAGCCCTGGTGCCATGTCGCTGTACCAGAACTGG TTCCAGTGCTGCGGTCGTGGAAGTCCCCAGGATTACATCGTCAACGAACGACTGCCGCCGGAGACATGTTTCCGAAACCACGACAAGAGCAAGCCGGAGAACCTGATCCACACCGGCTGTCGGGTGGAGTTCGAGAACTACTGGCAACACTTGACCAAGATTTTTAACATCCTGGCCCTCGTACTCATTGGCTTCGAG CTCCTGCTGAGTGTCATCTCTTGCCGCCTGTGCAACAGCATTCGCAACGATGCTCGACGTTCTTACTTTTAG
- the Tsp42Ek gene encoding tetraspanin 42Ek, isoform B: protein MGCTSGCVKCFLNTLNTLNALSGLSLIAIATLALSKAPIAYILFLYGLGGIIFVSAVLGCCGICMENVCMTATYGFLLLAQLIISLLGIFRFKFTEEYIEKFAAEEVQMKWDEELVEPGAMDIYQTVYECCGRDSPDDYVAIGRQTLPPSCYPQEDPQMPHYLAGCVQKSSENFVVLFSYAHDTNWIALGITILMMIAAFYLVGRFRKQRVRYTY from the exons ATGGGCTGCACTTCCGGTTGCGTTAAGTGTTTCCTTAACACTCTTAATACTCTGAACGCG CTTTCGGGTCTATCCCTGATAGCCATTGCAACGTTGGCCCTCTCGAAAGCCCCTATCGCCTACATTCTGTTTCTATATGGACTCGGTGGCATTATCTTCGTTTCGGCTGTACTGGGATGCTGTGGAATCTGCATGGAGAACGTGTGCATGACCGCAACG TACGGCTTCTTGCTGTTGGCTCAGCTAATAATCAGCTTGCTAGGCATCTTCCGCTTCAAGTTCACTGAGGAATACATAGAGAAGTTCGCCGCCGAGGAGGTTCAGATGAAATGGGACGAGGAGCTGGTGGAACCCGGCGCCATGGACATTTACCAGACAGTG TACGAGTGTTGTGGGCGTGATAGCCCCGACGACTACGTGGCCATCGGTCGTCAAACCTTGCCGCCCAGCTGCTATCCCCAGGAGGACCCCCAGATGCCCCACTATCTAGCTGGTTGCGTCCAAAAGTCCAGTGAGAACTTTGTGGTGCTCTTCAGCTACGCCCACGATACCAACTGGATAGCACTGGGAATAACC ATTCTAATGATGATTGCCGCCTTTTACTTGGTCGGAAGATTCAGGAAGCAGCGCGTTCGCTACACCTACTAA
- the Tsp42Ea gene encoding tetraspanin 42Ea, isoform A codes for MSCGISMVKYILFIFNLLCSICGILLIVFGALLFSKVRNMDDFAEALRTQQVPVTMIILGTIILLISWFGCCGAIRESYCMSMTYSILLFVLMIGQLALVIYMWVQKDKYLEIMGDVVEKAWNHRTSRSDYMDAIQISMKCCGRSGYTDYAYQGKFPPSCCSDTNNCRWETVYRRGCKVTFVEFWDRNSDIIKYAGLVIAAIEFVGFVFACCLANSIRNYRRRAEY; via the exons ATATGCGGCATATTGCTGATCGTATTCGGAGCTCTGCTGTTCAGCAAAGTCCGTAACATGGATGACTTCGCGGAAGCCCTGCGAACCCAGCAGGTGCCCGTAACGATGATCATCCTGGGCACCATCATCCTGCTGATTTCCTGGTTCGGCTGCTGCGGAGCCATTCGGGAATCCTACTGCATGTCCATGACG TACTCGATCTTGCTGTTCGTCCTGATGATTGGCCAACTGGCTTTGGTGATCTACATGTGGGTGCAGAAGGACAAGTACCTGGAGATCATGGGCGACGTGGTCGAGAAGGCCTGGAACCATCGCACCAGTCGTTCCGACTACATGGACGCGATTCAGATCAGC ATGAAATGCTGCGGACGCAGTGGCTACACCGACTACGCCTACCAGGGCAAGTTCCCTCCCTCCTGCTGCAGCGACACCAACAACTGCCGCTGGGAGACCGTCTACCGGCGGGGATGCAAGGTCACCTTCGTTGAGTTCTGGGACAGGAACAGCGACATCATCAAGTATGCCGGTCTGGTCATCGCCGCCATCGAA TTTGTGGGATTCGTTTTCGCCTGTTGCTTGGCGAACAGCATTCGGAACTATAGACGCCGTGCGGAATATTAA
- the Tsp42Ec gene encoding tetraspanin 42Ec yields MGCLSGIVNFILYIVNIVFLIVGILLIVLGSIMLSDLSRFDVAGSGTDPNTIPICVTVLGGLIFVVSFFGCYGIFRQSVCMTGAYTSMVFVLFILQLVLTCWVFVNRSAFLGDMSNLVNLLWDSHDYTAMGVLEETFGCCGDTSYTNYNNIGLSVPGTCCGYLDRQATCNTPSVYQSRPGCSAKFEEFWNDNMDIIRWSGLGLCIFDLVVFLIAGALTNCMRSQNAGRQVYA; encoded by the exons ATGGGTTGTCTATCGGGAATAGtcaactttattttatatattgtcAATATCGTGTTTTTG ATCGTTGGCATCCTACTGATCGTGTTGGGCTCGATCATGCTGTCCGATCTGAGCCGCTTCGATGTCGCGGGGAGTGGGACGGACCCGAACACCATCCCCATCTGCGTCACCGTCCTGGGAGGCCTCATCTTCGTGGTGTCCTTCTTCGGGTGCTACGGCATTTTTCGGCAGAGTGTCTGCATGACCGGCGCG TACACCAGCATGGTTTTTGTGCTCTTTATCCTGCAACTGGTGCTTACGTGCTGGGTGTTCGTGAACCGATCTGCCTTCCTGGGCGATATGTCCAATCTGGTTAACTTGCTCTGGGACTCCCATGACTACACTGCCATGGGCGTTCTTGAGGAAACCTTCGGCTGCTGCGGTGATACGAGCTATaccaactacaacaacatCGGCCTTTCGGTTCCCGGAACCTGCTGCGGCTACCTGGACCGCCAGGCCACATGCAACACCCCCTCGGTCTACCAGTCGAGGCCCGGCTGCAGCGCCAAGTTCGAGGAGTTCTGGAACGACAACATGGACATCATCCGCTGGTCCGGCCTCGGCCTCTGCATCTTCGACCTGGTCGTCTTCCTCATCGCCGGCGCCCTGACCAACTGCATGCGCAGCCAGAACGCAGGTCGCCAGGTGTACGCCTAA
- the Tsp42Ei gene encoding tetraspanin 42Ei, isoform A produces the protein MGLGATTVKHVLLLLNFVFSVLGLALIAFGIFFLISAAENAVSIGKNVAGGLIIALGVVILIIAIFGCLAAIHEAPVRLLIYVGAVVLLILAQLIFLGMSSHGTKDGISGSINEGFDRLWESERNQTGALSYYESWLQCCGVNSSEDYWIIHHGIPSSCCPESKCMDTPSRVFKTGCKAAFVKYLDDKLLVFKIVCWLLVIGEAVGAVFGWLLYSSVKNQSRRNNAVWM, from the exons ATGGGTCTGGGCGCCACTACAGTGAAGCATGTGCTGCTTTTGCTGAACTTTGTGTTTTCC GTGCTCGGGCTGGCGCTGATCGCCTTCGGAATTTTCTTTTTGATCTCCGCCGCTGAGAATGCAGTCAGCATTGGGAAAAATGTGGCCGGGGGCCTAATCATCGCCTTGGGCGTTGTCATCCTCATCATTGCGATCTTCGGCTGCCTGGCTGCCATCCATGAGGCTCCTGTGAGGCTCCTCATA TATGTGGGAGCCGTGGTGCTGCTGATCCTCGCCCAGCTAATTTTTCTCGGCATGTCCTCACACGGCACCAAGGATGGAATCTCGGGCAGCATCAACGAGGGATTCGACCGTCTCTGGGAATCGGAGCGCAACCAAACAGGCGCCTTGAGCTACTACGAGTCCTGGCTGCAGTGCTGCGGGGTCAACAGTTCCGAGGACTACTGGATCATCCATCATGGCATTCCGTCCAGCTGTTGTCCAGAAAGCAAGTGCATGGACACTCCGAGCAGGGTCTTCAAGACGGGCTGCAAGGCCGCATTCGTGAAGTATCTGGACGATAAGTTACTGGTGTTCAAAATCGTCTGCTGGTTGCTTGTCATCGGAGAG GCTGTGGGAGCTGTTTTCGGTTGGCTGCTCTACAGCAGCGTAAAGAACCAAAGCCGCCGCAACAATGCCGTCTGGATGTGA
- the Tsp42Ej gene encoding tetraspanin 42Ej — protein MEKSFPITPWKYGLLVTCILIVTCNVFFFSCGVTTWGSAVSVYGSYGSALCGGAVFGVAFLGMYVALKVSYKYSIYYLICSGLVIAALGSYLFTFTAMREQLMGRFEERMRDLFERKTHSDDKMQPVHSLFGCCGIEGPQDYLQEEHGALPSSCCYAFDCSKPAHVYEEGCSTKAVATLRMQAELNYYSCMAIIALEFLGLFTAYHLGKARKYAKTKIKDEETPIND, from the exons ATGGAGAAGTCGTTTCCCATAACACCCTGGAAGTACGGCCTACTGGTCACCTGCATTCTCATTGTG ACGTGCAACGTGTTCTTCTTCTCCTGTGGCGTGACCACCTGGGGTTCGGCCGTCTCCGTCTACGGCAGCTATGGGTCGGCACTTTGCGGAGGAGCAGTTTTCGGAGTCGCCTTCCTGGGCATGTACGTGGCCTTGAAGGTGTCGTACAAGTATTCCATATAC TACCTAATTTGCAGTGGCCTGGTTATAGCCGCCCTGGGCTCCTACCTCTTCACCTTCACGGCGATGCGGGAGCAGCTGATGGGCAGGTTCGAGGAGCGCATGCGCGACCTCTTCGAGCGAAAGACCCACAGCGACGACAAGATGCAGCCAGTGCACAGCCTCTTCGGCTGCTGCGGCATTGAGGGACCGCAGGACTACCTTCAGGAGGAGCACGGCGCCCTgcccagcagctgctgctaCGCCTTCGACTGCTCCAAGCCGGCGCACGTCTACGAGGAGGGATGCTCCACCAAGGCGGTAGCTACTCTGAGAATGCAGGCGGAGCTCAACTACTACAGCTGCATGGCGATCATTGCCCTCGAG tttttgggCTTGTTCACCGCTTACCATTTGGGCAAGGCTCGCAAGTATGCCAAAACCAAGATAAAGGACGAGGAGACCCCCATCAACGACTGA